In the Ignavibacteria bacterium genome, GCAGTGAAGTACCGACAGCTACGCGCCGTATCGGATTGACGGGATCGCCCGGCGTTGGGAAGAGCACTCTTGTTGAGTCACTCGGACTTTTGCTCGTTGAACAAGGCAGTCGCGTTGCCGTTCTAGCTGTTGATCCGAGCAGTAAGCGCACCGGAGGAAGCATTTTAGGCGACAAGGTTCGAATGCCGAATCTTTCGTTGCATGACCATGCCTTTGTTCGGCCATCTCCGTCTCGACTTGCGTTGGGAGGTGCCGCTACCACAACGCGTGATGCGATCATTCTCTGTGAGGCGGCAGGGTACGATACGATCCTCGTTGAAACCGTTGGTGTTGGTCAGAGTGAGACCGAAGTAGCAGACATGGTAGATCTTTTCCTCCTGCTTGTATTGCCTACAGCCGGCGATGACGTTCAAGGGATAAAACGTGGGATCATGGAAGTTGCCCACGGTCTGTTGGTAACCAAGTCTGATCTTGATCAGCAGGCATCGAGAGTGGCCATTGCAACGTATACGAGCGCATTGCGCCTCATGGTTCCCCCGCTTGAAGACTGGTCGCCGCCAGTGCTTGGTGTCAGTGCAGTGCAAGGAGACGGCCTTACGAGTGTTCTCGATCTCATTGCACAGTTTTTTGCCACCATTCGTCGTACATCGATTGAACAGGTCCGCCGAACACAGAGAACTACCTGGTTCTCCGGCGCGTTACAACACGAACTCCTAGCCGTGCTTCTTTGTGATGTTCGAATCAAGGAGCTCGTGAAGGATCTTAAGGACCAGGTCGAAGTTGGTGGTATTCCACCATCTGTGGCCGTTCACCGTCTGGTTTCGCACATCACCATCAATATCTCGGAGCGGTTATGAGAGTCCATTTCGCCCCTTTTCAAGAAGCATTGCGAAAGGCCGGCATTGATGCGTGGGTCATGTATGACTTTCGCGGAACAAATGATCTGGCGTGGACGATGCTCGACATTCCGCCTGATGCACATTGTACGCGTCGATGGATGGTCGTTGTGCCTGCTCAGGGTCACCCCGTAAAGCTCGTTCATCGGATGGAGTGTACTCCATTGTCTCACATCCCGATCGAAGAACGACTCTACGACACACGAAGTTCATGGGAATCGCAGGTTGCGTCGGCATTGAAAGGCTTTTCAACCGTGGCCATGGAGTATTCACCGATGAATGCCATCCCGGTAACGAGTAAGGTAGATGCCGGAACCGTGGAGTTTATTCGTTCGCTTGGTGTAGAAGTGGTCTCTTCCGCTGATATCGCCCAGCAATTCACCGCAGTACTCAGTGAGCAGCAACTGGCCGGTGCCTCGGTCACAGCCGGGCAACTTCGTGATGTAATGATGGAAGCGTTCGGTTTCATCCGTCAGAGCATTCTGGACAACGTACGGATCACAGAATACGATGTCCAGCAACGTATCGTCTCTGCTTTTGCTTCAAGAGGACTTGTGACCGATAGCGCACCGATCGTGGCGATCGGTCCAAATGCCGCCTCGCCTCACTATGCGCCGAGTTACACCCACAGTTCTGAGATCAGTGCAGAGATGGTGGTGCTTATCGACGCGTGGTGCAAGAACACTGCTCCCGGATCGGTTTATGCAGATCTAACATGGGTGGGCTACACCGGCGTTGCAATACCTGCAGATCTGGCTGCTTCATTCAACATGATCGTTGAAGGTAGGAATGCTGCCATTGCTCTGGTTAAGGAGCGTTTTGCATCCGGAACACCAGTACTTGGTTATGAAGTTGACAATGCTTGTAGGTCGGTTATTGAGTCGGCCGGCATGGGATCGGCATTTATCCATCGTACCGGCCATAACATCACCACCGAGATCCATGGTCCGGGCGTGAACATGGATGACTATGAAACCCACGATACTCGTGTACTCCTGCCGGGAACCTCATTCTCCATTGAACCGGGCATCTACCTGCCCGATGTCCTTGGCTTGAGGACAGAGATCGACGTGGTGATTCTGCGAGACGGGACCGTAACCATCCCATCGTCACCATTACAAGCCTCATTGCTACCTCTGCTTTCAGATGAATGGATGCAGTGATCAGAAGCCCCCTAATCATATCGATCCTGGTCCTCTTGTTCGTTCTTGGGCTCGACGCGGGTGCTCAGTCTTCTGCTGATCGCGACAAGTTGCGAATGGCACAGACCTATGAACGCAGTGGCGACTTGCGTAGCGCTGCTCGGTTGTATCAAGAACTTCATGCTTCGTCTCCCACTCTCGACTCGTACTTTCAGGGTGTTGTACGTTCGTTGTCGGGACTGCAACAATACGCCTCCCTAGCACCGGTAGTCGAGGAGCAGATGAAGATCGCTCCCTCGGTCAATACTGCCATTTTGGCCGGGACACTCTACGCACGGCTCGGAGACATGGCTGCCGCCGAGAACTGGTGGAAAAAAGCCATTGAACTCTCAGATGATGATGAGACCACCCATCTGTTGATCGGTGCCGAGCAATCACAGCTGATGCTTCATGCGATGGCCTTGCGTTCGTATAAGGCGGCTCGCTCCATCAACGGCGATGCTCTCGCATATTGTGACGAGATTGGACAACTCTCTGCCGTAACTGGAGATCTCAAGACAGCGGCTCGTGAAGCAGTAGCGATGTACGGCTTAGATGGTGATTTGGTACGGGTGCAACGAAGACTCAGCATTCTCCTTTCATATGACGGAGGTGCAGAAGCTATCTCGACGGAACTTGATCTGATGACCAATAACAGTACAGATGTCTTACGCCTTCGCCAATGGTTCTACCGACAGTCGAAAGCTTGGCAGAAAGCGCTCGACGTCACTGCTCAGCTCGACCAAATGACAAAACCACGCGGTCAGGAGTTATTGCTCTTTGCAGATGGGGCTAGAATGGATGATCAGTATGATGTAGCCATCGAAGCCTATTCGATCATCATGAAGGAGAATTCGGAGCAACGATATCGTATGTCTGCTGCCTACGGTTCAGCACGTGCTCTTGAGCAGAAGCTCAGAAGAACAGACAAGATCACGCATCAAGAGGCAAAGATCGTTGTAGAGCGATATGATGATATCATCAGTCAATACGGACAACATCCAATTGCTGCAGAGGCCCTTTATCATTCGGCGATCCTCGAGGACGACGTTATCGGCAATATGGACGGAGCTCGCGAGCGACTCATGCGCCTGCTCAATCAATGGAAGGGCACAACGGTTTCTTCAGACGGAGCATTACGTCTGGCGGATATCTACCTAGCGATGGGGAGAGATGCTGATGCGATCTCAACGCTCCGCGGCCTCGCCAGTGGTCCGTCCGTGATCGTGTCCGACAGGGCCGATCTGGCTCGCCTTCGCTTAGCAGATCTTTTCCTGTGGAATGGCAACCTAGATTCGGCCCGTTCGTATTATGCCCCTCTTGCAGCTATAACAGGGTCTGTAGCATCGAATGATGCTCTCGATCGGCTTCTCCTCATAAATCTTGCTCAGGACGATTCTGCTACCGTGATCGCGATTGCCTCCGCCGAAGGACTCCTTGTACGACGTCACTACCGTGATGCGGCCCTCCAATTCGTTCAAGCGGCCGCCTCAGCCAAGGACAATGACCTCCGTGATCGTGCCCGTATGAACGGAGCTGTTGCTTTTATCGAACTCCACGACGATGTGTCTGCAGAGCCCCTTCTTGTGGAGATCCTCAAAGGAATCCCTGAAACCATTTACGGGGATCGTTCGTTGAGTTTGCTTGCCGATATCCAAGTGCGACGCGGTGACACACCAAGCGCACTGAAGATCTTGAATTCACTCTTAGTCAATTACCCCCGTTCCATTCTGGTGCCCGGCGTTCGTGATCGTATCCGCGTTCTTCGCGGAGATGCATGACCGTTGGCCCTACGTCCGGAGTTTTACATGTCTAGTCCTACGTTTTCATCACTCCCGTATCAACGACCTGTTCTGTCGGAGTTAACGCAACAACACGAGTTGCTGACGAAACGACTTGAGTCGGCAACCACCGATGCAGAGGCTATCCAAGTGGTTCGTGATTGGAATGTTCATCGGATCAACGTGAGTACCATGGGCTCACTTGCTGAAGTGCATTTCACGCAGAATGTATCGGATGTTGCAGCCAAGGAAGAAAAGCTGTTCTATGATGAAAACAGCCCATCTATCGCTGAGCTAGATATTGCGTTTGCACGGTCCATCCTGTCATCACCCTATCGTGGTGTGATCGCTGCAACTTTTGGCGAACTCTTCCTGACGCGTCTCCATAATGCCAGTCTCACGTTTGAGCCGTCTATCAAGGATCTGCTCGTGCACGAGTCTGAGCTATGTCGTACCTATAACGAGCTAACTGCCTCGGCACACATTGAGGTGGATGGAGAAACTTACAATCTGAGTACCATTGGACGTTTGCTCATCGATCTCGACAGTGGCGTCCGAGAACGAGCTCATAAAGCGATGTATGGTTTTCTAACGCTCCACGCAACGGAACTTGATAAGATCTATGATGAACTTGTCAAGCTTCGTCATGAAAAGGCGCAACGTCTTGGGTTCCCATCATATACCGAGTTTCGCTATGTGGAGTTCGGACGAGTTGACTATAATGCTGACGACGTTGAGCAGTTCCGTTCACAGGTCCGCGAGCATGTGGTTCCGCTGGTATCAAAACTCCGAGAAGCTCAGAAACACCGACTTGGTATAGCCAAGCTGACCATTGCTGATGAAAAGCTGCAGTTCAAGGACGGTAATCCCGTAGCGGCCGGAGACCATGATTGGATCGTTGAGCGAGCTCATCGTATGTATTCGGAGCTCTCAGGAGAAACCAATGAGTTCTTCCAGTTGATGCTCGACGCCGATCTTATGGACCTGAAAAGTCGAGACAATAAGGCAACCGGTGGATATTGCACGAGTTTCAGTTCCTATGGGCTACCGTTCATATTTGCGAACTTCAATAAGACCACCCATGACATTGAAGTGCTTACGCATGAGGCGGGTCACGCATTCCAGGCCTATAGGAGCAGGAATCATCAGGTACCGGAATACTTCTGGCCAACCGCCGAGGCCTGTGAGATCCACTCGATGGGAATGGAATTCCTCACATGGCCATGGATGAATCTCTTCTTTGGAGATCAGACAGAGAAGTTCCGCTTCTACCACCTGCAGGGTGCACTATTGTTCCTTCCGTATGGATGTGCGGTGGATCATTTCCAACACTGGATCTATGCCAATCCGCAGGCTACACCGGCACAACGCAACGCAGCCTGGCTGGAGATGGAAAGCACGTATATGCCATGGCGTTCGTCGGAAGGATACCCAGCCGTTGAAGAAGGGCGTACGTGGCAATTCCAGCGTCACATCTATGAGTCGCCATTCTACTACATCGACTATGCCCTGGCGCAGACCTGCGCCCTTCAATATTGGAAGTGGGCTGAAACGGACCGTACTGAGGCCTTTGCCAGCTATCTAAAGATCTGTGATATAGGGGGCTCCAAGCCATTCCTAGACATCGTATCGGCCGGACGCCTCATCTCACCGTTCCAGAATGGTTGCCTCCAGGAGATCGTCGAATACTCCTATCGATGGCTCGGGGAGCACTATCCAACGGAAATGGCGAGTTCGTAACTCCAAAAGGCCCCGATACCACTGGTTTCGGGGCTTTTTTCATTGCCATATGGTAATAACCTGAACCTATCGCTCGTAGTAGCGCTGAGGGGTGGAATTTCCGTAGGTTTGTGGCTTCCCAACGACTATCCGTTTCTGTCCAAATATCCGGTGGCAAAGAATATGAAGAGATCGACCGTTTGGAGCGTGTTCGTCACGCTTTTGGTCCTCGTGAGCGCTTCAACACTGCGTGCTCAAAGCAATCCTTCTCCGTTTGACCTTAACACAGGTTCATATTCACTCACCGACTGGCAGTCCACAGCCACAGCCGGGTCGTACCCGGCCAGCATGGTCTTTCAGCAATCTGCGATCATTGATGATCAACCTGACGCAGCTGCTGTGGCCGACTGGAACTGCTCTTATGCCCTTACGAGTGGTGCCCGCGTGAATGGCCTGGGTGCAAACGGTATTGGCTTTATCAACACCGGGACTATCAATTGTAACTGTGCTTTTGTTGGCAGCGCAGTCCTGGCTCTCAATACCACGAACCGCGGTCAGGTTCGCGTGTCATATACTGCTCAAACACTTGGAGCAGGTCAGAGACGATATGGCCTTCGTCTTCAGTACCGTCTTGGCACGGTTGGCAACTGGAATAATGTGGTCAACAACGGTGGTTTTGTAGAGTTTGTTTCTACGCCAAACGTCACAGGTTCCGCGGTAACTATCACAAGCCCCCTTCCACTAGTCTGTGAAAACCAACCAGTGGTTCAGGTGCGGTGGGTGTATTACTACGTTGCCGGTTCAGGAACGGGATCTCGTCCGCAGATCCGCCTCGACGATATATCTGTGACATCAAACAGTACGATTGGCACAGCTACGGATCTTCGCATTGATGCGATCTCACCGGTGGCCCCATCTCAGAATACAGCCTTCAACGTTTTCGTGCGTTCAACGGATGCCCTTGGTGCAGCGAAGAATGTCACGACAGCTACTACTGTTCAGCTGACATTGAATTCAGGCACTGGGTCGCTTTCCGGTACACTTACAGGAGTGATCCCTGCCGGACAGAGTTCGGTGGTACTCTCCAATGTCTCGTACAACACCGTGGAGGCAGGCGTCTCAATCCGAGCTTCATCGATCGCCGGACAAGTCTTGACATTCTCGAACAGCGCAACATTCAGCATTCAGGCTCCTGCTGCATATGCTCTCATCACGGGCGCCCAGCTTGATGGCTATGCAGGTGTTCCATTCAATCCGATCACTGTAACAGTGGTCCGTGCAGACAACACAACGGATCTGAACTATTCTTCGAATATCACAGTATCGAAGGTTAGCGGTCCGGGTGTTGTCACTGGGACAGCTACAATCACGGCGTTACAAGGAGTGGCCGTCTTTTCTGATATCAGCGTAAGTACTGCTGGTACGTACCAACTCCAGGTAACCATTCCGGGACTTCCAACCCAGACACTGCCATTTACAACGGCCTTTACTGCGCCTGGTATGACAACGGACATCGTGCCGCAGTACATTCAATCTCGTGTTGCTTCCGGAACATGTAATTCAAGCGTACAAGCATTCCCGGTACCGGTCTTTGCCAGAGTTACCTTCACGGGTCTCCAGCCAAATACGACGTATCGCTACAATGCCGGCATTGCAACAGATAACATCCTGACATCGACAGGCGGCGGATTCAACATCCACTACAACCTAGATAACAATACCTACGTTTATGGTGCCGGCAAGTCTCTCACGGGTGTTGGAGAGTTTTCGCAATTCTCCACGCTGAATGGTGAAACATCAAAGTCCGTCTGGATCAATATGGCTGCCAGCACCAATGCGGCCTTCCAAGAAGGCGGAATTGCAAATTGGCGCGTTTCACTCGGAGACAATCAAGGTCGCTTGGTCAATCGCTTCCAGTTGTCGCAAAGTTCTACAGTGATCCGCCTAGGTACTGCTCCAAATCAGGCAACGGGCATCGTTGATGATCTTTCGCAGTTGACGCCAAAGAACTATGTTCTCCTGTACGATAACACAACAGGAACCGGACGTCCGATCGCGGTAACGGTTATCCAATCGACCGGCACGTCTGTTGCAGGCGCTGAGCCGTATTACGCCACACGACAAAACATCTCTTCGGCTTGGGCAACACTCATTCCGAACGCACTTGCTACCGGTGTCCGTCGTATTGAAGAGCGTGACTACCGTACGAACGCGATCGTCTATGTCCGCACATCTGTTGATGGACTGTGGAATGGTGTTCAAACCAATCCATCGGATCTGATCGCCTATCCATCCGGTCCGGGTGGGTTCTCGCGTCCGATCGTTCTCCAAACGCCAAAGATCACGATCACCACGCCTAAGACTGGCGACACCCTTTGCGCAGGACAAACAGCAACAACATCATTCCTAGCCCGTGGCGTGAACACGGTGCGGATCGAATTCTCTTCAAACAATGGTGCGTCGTGGGAATTTATGAGCGACGTACCTGCCGCTCAGACAACCGCAACATGGACGGTTCCTGCCATCGAGTTTGCTGGTAAGTGCCTAGTTCGCGTCACTGGCGTAGAACGCACAGACATCTCGGCCACGACTTCGCCATTCGCTGTTGCCTCTAAGGTCACGATGGTCAACAAGCCGGAATCGAAGAACCTCTGTGTAGGTGATGAACATGCGATGTTAGCGCTCACAAGCGGTGCCGTTCGCAATTACCAATGGTATAAGAACAACGAACCGATCCCGGGTGCAAACGGTCCGCTCTTCCAGATCACTGATGCCAATTATGGCACATCGGGCTTCTATTATTGCGTGGCTACGGGATATGGCGATTGTGGGAGTGCTGTTTCGGATACAGCTCACCTTCGAGTTGGACGTCAAACACAGATCGTAAATCAAACACGCAACGTTCCGGTGATGATCGGCGCTAAGGCCGTTCTCACCGTTGAAGCAGAGATCCCGGATGAAGCGATCTCCTATCAGTGGTATAAGGGGCAGACAGCTCTCACGGATAACGGTCGCATCTACGGTGCAAATTCAAACCGTTTGGAGATCCGCAACGTAAACGCCAATGATCTTGCGAATGACTACACATGTGTGGTAATCGGTGTATGCGGAAGTGCCACGTCGCGCAACATTCGTGTCTTCACGAACGGCGTCTATGTTGAATTCGCTTCTAACACCGCAAATGCGTGTGCCGGCAATCGCGTTGACGTAGTTGCTCAAGCGTATGTCAATCCTGCTGGTGCGGCACTCTCTCTGCGCTGGTGGTTCAAGGGTCAGCCACTCTTCGATGGCGGTAACTATTCGGGAACAACCACTTCTACGTTGTCGATCCTGAACGTCACTGGTGCCGATGCAGGTGACTACACACTGCATGCTGAACTTGCTGACAATGCCTCGATCTATGACGAAGGTACGATCTCGGTGGTGATCGCGTCTGTACCTCTGATCACACAACAACCGCAATCGGCTGATGTTTGTGCCGGCACGTCGCTGACTCTTACTGTCAGTGCAACTGCCACGGGTACGCTTTCCTACGAGTGGACAAAGGACGGAACCGTGATCCCTGGTGAAACAGCGGCAACACTTACGATTCAGAACGTTACGGCAGCTCGTGCCGGACGTTACTCCGTTTCTGTCTCAACGGCATGCGGATTAGCCTCTTCGAATGGGGCTATTGTTAGCGTGAAGGAAGCAACTGCGATCACACAGCAACCCTCACGCACGATCGATGTGCAGGTTGGTCAGCCCCTTACCATCAATCTGGCAGCTACAGGTGCCGGTACTCTGCAGTACCAGTGGTTCAAGGACGGAACACAGATCGCCGGTGAAGTAACACCTACGTACACGAAGACTGCAGCTGAACTGACCGATGCCGGTGCATACTGGTGCAGAGTTACATCAGAGTGCGGAGAACTGCTTTCTGACACCACAACGGTAACGACACGTCCGTCTACGACGGGTGTGGACGGTGACGTCATCGCCGGAGTTGTGATCGGGCGCGTAGCTCCAAACCCGGTCTTGGGTGTATCAACTGTTGACGTTACACTTCCATCTACAACACAGATGTCGATCACTCTGATCGACGCCACCGGCTCAGCTGTTGCAACGATCGTGAATGGTGCAGTGACATCCGGAACTCATCGCTTTATGATCGAGGCCACAACAGTCAGCTCTGGTGTGTATCATCTCCTGACCGTCATCAATGGCGTTCCATCGATGCAGTCGGTCATGATCATCAAGTGATCCAGTTGAATGTTCGATGAAACCAAAAGGGGGTATGCTATGCGTGCCCCCTTTTTCTTTGAACCGACCGCCCATTCTTACTCGAAGGCTCAGGCATGATGAGGTTACGCATTTCGGCAGTGCTTTTGGCACTCCTTGCAGTATGTGGAGTGTGCCCGGTCTCGGCTCAAGAAATGGTTGTGAGCGAGTACTACAACATTCAGTTCGTAGAGGCTGAATGGTCGGAGTTTCTGGTGGTGCAGGACAACTTCAACGCTGTGGGATATATGATCTCCGACGCGAATACGGACCAAACTGTTCGTCAAGGAGGACCACAGTTTCGAGATGTACCGCTCTGGAGAAATCTTCGCGCCGGAACCATCATTGTCCTTTGGCACCGCGCCTTGCCTGCCACAGCAACGATCGATACGAATGCTGCTGACGGTTACCTTGAACTCTCTTCGATCGATCAGCGATTTTTCAACACGCTCCTCTTCCCGGGTGGAGTAGATGGGATGAACATGGCCGATGCCGGCGACCTCGTGCATATCATGAGACCCGACACCAGCAATGTTCATATGCTCGGTCACGATAAACCCACTGGCCCCATCTATGACAACGCAACCGGACCAAAGGTCAACTTCGATTCAGGTGCAGTTGGTGCTGGTAGATCAAATCGTGTTACGGGCCGAACACTCGCTGCCTATTCAATGGGCATCACCAAGGACTCCGCTGTAGCTGGCTTCAATGACTCCCGTGGACTTCCCAATCGATGGGACCTTGCCCGAACCTTCCAAGGTGTTCCGAACATCAATCACTGGTTCTGGCGCGAGACTCGCGAACCACAATGGTCGGCCTCGCCATCTGTTACGCTAATCAGCAGAACAGCACAGAAACACGTGATAGAGTGGACGGCACTCATCGATGCAAACCAGCAGGATTCAACAACAGGATACGTGATCCTGCGAGACACGCTCAATTTTGCGTCGTTCCCTGCCAATGCCATTCGTGACGGTCAAATGATTGCGAAAGGGGCTCGATTTGGCACTTCTGTGGTTCTGGACGTTCGTCCAACGATCCTAGGGAATCGATTCACGGATTCTGTCAATCTCCTCTGTGGTCAGTCCTACACCTACCGCGTCTATGGATATCGATACAAGCAGGATGATCAACTCGTAGTGACGGACGATACTACGGCGCGAGGCAGACAATACACAGAACTCAAGTGGGCACAATCCCCGGTTGTAACCAAGCCGAATCCGGCTAAACCCGTCATCCAAGCATCGCGCCTGCAGTTCTGCTCAGGGGATACAGTAACACTTACAACGACGGCAGTTGCTGAGCGGTATGATTGGACACTCAACGGAACGCCGTTGGCCATTGGAGGTACAACTCGGGTTGTTGTTCGTGAACCGGGCACATATCGTTTGACTGTTACAGAAGACGGAGGATGCAGTTCTACGTCTGATCCGATCACGCTCACTGCCCTGCCGGCACAAGATGTAGACATCTCACCTCGTGGAACTCAGACGATCTGCGCAACAGATTCACTGGTCATCACGGCACAAACTGATGCTCCTGTATACGAGTGGTTCCGTGATGGAACCGTGATCATTGGTGCTACAGGCAAATCTCTTACCGTGCGTGGTGCGGGCGACTATTTTGTGCGCATCGCTACATCTCAAGGCTGTCCTGCAGTATCCTCAGTGGTCAAGGTTCGTGTACCAGACGTGCGGTATCGATTCACACCGTCATCATTGGACTTTGGTTCTCTTGGTCAGTGCACGTCAGACACCACGCTCAGTCTTGAACTCGTCAACGACGGTGCTACTGCGATCACCGTAACATCAGCTTCGTTCCCACCTGGATATGCTCTTGAATCACCCGCACCGGGATTCGTAGTTGCTCCCGGTGGAAAACAGACTGTGCGAGTGTTGTTCGCACCATCTGCTGCCGGGATCACCGCAGGAACAGTGACCTTCAACGCTGTGCCGTGCAATATCACGGCGTCCTTTACCGTACGTGGTGAGCGGACCCAGGTATCGGCCGCCCTCGATCGCACCGGAGTTGATTTCGGTGTCTATTCAGCATGCCCCACAACGATCATTCGTCCGGATTCATCATTCTGGATCACCAATTCTGGTACCTCGCCGATAACAGTGAAGGTTCCAAGTGTACTCCCACCATTCTACCTGCTTACGTCATTCCCGCTTGGAGTTGTTGTGCAGCCGGGTGGCAGACTCGAAGTCAAGATCCAGTATCGCCCGTTAGGAGCTGATAGAGATCGGGGTGTTGTGCAACAGATATCCTTCCCATTCACCTCAGCTACGTGTCGAGACACACTCAGAGCGCAACTTCAAGCTGCGTGTTATGCACCGTCATTCGTGATCGATCCCGATACGATGGATGTCGGTGTTGTGCTGTCGTGTGCTAACTACATCGATACTGTTGTAACGGTGTTCAATCCCACGGCAGTACCAGTGACCGTCAATGGCGTCATTGGCACAGGGTTTACGTTCACAGGAAGTGCCACTGTGATCGAACCGAACACCGGGAAGTCCGTATCGCTTCGGGTCCAACCTGCGGCCGTGAATGGTCCGTTTACCCTTGATGGAGAGATCACTGGAAGTCCGTGCGATCTCAAAGCACCAGTTCGAGCAGAAGGGCTTGTGGTCGCACCTACATATTCCTCATCATCTTCCTCGATCAGCTTTGGATCTATCGAGTTCTGTGGTCCAACAGCTCCTCTTTCACGTAGAGGGTATGTAGTAGCCACTGGATTGTCCGGACTCCGTTCTACCGTTAAGACCGTTTCCATTGCCTCACCCTATTCCGTTGACGTACTACCCGGAACAACCTTCACTGACACGCTGTATTTCAACGTGACGTTTACTCCGACGGCCGTTGGGACCTTTAATGGTCGCTTGTCGATGACGGTTGGACCGTGCAATACACCGATCGACATCGACCTCACAGCTACAACCACCCGTTCCAGTCGCACTACAACGATAACCGGCAACTCATTCGGTACCGTCGGTCCAGGTCAATCGAATACACAGACCATCAGGATCACGAATACCGGTTCGAACCCGATCACTGTGGAGCCCCTTACCGGGGTCACAGCCCCATTCACGATCAATTCTGAAGTGCCCACACTTCCTACCCAGCTTTCTCCTGACAGTTCAGTGGTGATCGAGATCATGTATGAGTTTGCAGGACATGACAGACGCGATACAATCGAGATCGTGTCAACAACAAGTGGGGCCTGTGCTGATACAACTCGATTTGAGGTTCGTGGTGCTACCACTTCTCCCGGTGTGATCACCGGAGTGGTCGTAAGTGCGCCGTCGGTCATTGGAACTGCCGGAACTACCGTTGATGTACCGTTGACCT is a window encoding:
- a CDS encoding immunoglobulin domain-containing protein, which encodes MKRSTVWSVFVTLLVLVSASTLRAQSNPSPFDLNTGSYSLTDWQSTATAGSYPASMVFQQSAIIDDQPDAAAVADWNCSYALTSGARVNGLGANGIGFINTGTINCNCAFVGSAVLALNTTNRGQVRVSYTAQTLGAGQRRYGLRLQYRLGTVGNWNNVVNNGGFVEFVSTPNVTGSAVTITSPLPLVCENQPVVQVRWVYYYVAGSGTGSRPQIRLDDISVTSNSTIGTATDLRIDAISPVAPSQNTAFNVFVRSTDALGAAKNVTTATTVQLTLNSGTGSLSGTLTGVIPAGQSSVVLSNVSYNTVEAGVSIRASSIAGQVLTFSNSATFSIQAPAAYALITGAQLDGYAGVPFNPITVTVVRADNTTDLNYSSNITVSKVSGPGVVTGTATITALQGVAVFSDISVSTAGTYQLQVTIPGLPTQTLPFTTAFTAPGMTTDIVPQYIQSRVASGTCNSSVQAFPVPVFARVTFTGLQPNTTYRYNAGIATDNILTSTGGGFNIHYNLDNNTYVYGAGKSLTGVGEFSQFSTLNGETSKSVWINMAASTNAAFQEGGIANWRVSLGDNQGRLVNRFQLSQSSTVIRLGTAPNQATGIVDDLSQLTPKNYVLLYDNTTGTGRPIAVTVIQSTGTSVAGAEPYYATRQNISSAWATLIPNALATGVRRIEERDYRTNAIVYVRTSVDGLWNGVQTNPSDLIAYPSGPGGFSRPIVLQTPKITITTPKTGDTLCAGQTATTSFLARGVNTVRIEFSSNNGASWEFMSDVPAAQTTATWTVPAIEFAGKCLVRVTGVERTDISATTSPFAVASKVTMVNKPESKNLCVGDEHAMLALTSGAVRNYQWYKNNEPIPGANGPLFQITDANYGTSGFYYCVATGYGDCGSAVSDTAHLRVGRQTQIVNQTRNVPVMIGAKAVLTVEAEIPDEAISYQWYKGQTALTDNGRIYGANSNRLEIRNVNANDLANDYTCVVIGVCGSATSRNIRVFTNGVYVEFASNTANACAGNRVDVVAQAYVNPAGAALSLRWWFKGQPLFDGGNYSGTTTSTLSILNVTGADAGDYTLHAELADNASIYDEGTISVVIASVPLITQQPQSADVCAGTSLTLTVSATATGTLSYEWTKDGTVIPGETAATLTIQNVTAARAGRYSVSVSTACGLASSNGAIVSVKEATAITQQPSRTIDVQVGQPLTINLAATGAGTLQYQWFKDGTQIAGEVTPTYTKTAAELTDAGAYWCRVTSECGELLSDTTTVTTRPSTTGVDGDVIAGVVIGRVAPNPVLGVSTVDVTLPSTTQMSITLIDATGSAVATIVNGAVTSGTHRFMIEATTVSSGVYHLLTVINGVPSMQSVMIIK
- a CDS encoding choice-of-anchor D domain-containing protein translates to MMRLRISAVLLALLAVCGVCPVSAQEMVVSEYYNIQFVEAEWSEFLVVQDNFNAVGYMISDANTDQTVRQGGPQFRDVPLWRNLRAGTIIVLWHRALPATATIDTNAADGYLELSSIDQRFFNTLLFPGGVDGMNMADAGDLVHIMRPDTSNVHMLGHDKPTGPIYDNATGPKVNFDSGAVGAGRSNRVTGRTLAAYSMGITKDSAVAGFNDSRGLPNRWDLARTFQGVPNINHWFWRETREPQWSASPSVTLISRTAQKHVIEWTALIDANQQDSTTGYVILRDTLNFASFPANAIRDGQMIAKGARFGTSVVLDVRPTILGNRFTDSVNLLCGQSYTYRVYGYRYKQDDQLVVTDDTTARGRQYTELKWAQSPVVTKPNPAKPVIQASRLQFCSGDTVTLTTTAVAERYDWTLNGTPLAIGGTTRVVVREPGTYRLTVTEDGGCSSTSDPITLTALPAQDVDISPRGTQTICATDSLVITAQTDAPVYEWFRDGTVIIGATGKSLTVRGAGDYFVRIATSQGCPAVSSVVKVRVPDVRYRFTPSSLDFGSLGQCTSDTTLSLELVNDGATAITVTSASFPPGYALESPAPGFVVAPGGKQTVRVLFAPSAAGITAGTVTFNAVPCNITASFTVRGERTQVSAALDRTGVDFGVYSACPTTIIRPDSSFWITNSGTSPITVKVPSVLPPFYLLTSFPLGVVVQPGGRLEVKIQYRPLGADRDRGVVQQISFPFTSATCRDTLRAQLQAACYAPSFVIDPDTMDVGVVLSCANYIDTVVTVFNPTAVPVTVNGVIGTGFTFTGSATVIEPNTGKSVSLRVQPAAVNGPFTLDGEITGSPCDLKAPVRAEGLVVAPTYSSSSSSISFGSIEFCGPTAPLSRRGYVVATGLSGLRSTVKTVSIASPYSVDVLPGTTFTDTLYFNVTFTPTAVGTFNGRLSMTVGPCNTPIDIDLTATTTRSSRTTTITGNSFGTVGPGQSNTQTIRITNTGSNPITVEPLTGVTAPFTINSEVPTLPTQLSPDSSVVIEIMYEFAGHDRRDTIEIVSTTSGACADTTRFEVRGATTSPGVITGVVVSAPSVIGTAGTTVDVPLTLESAQSLLSANITQMIVNISYDPRLLKAIGIEQGAGGAQGSIIESVPGKARITINSTTPIEATAPLVVVRAKTHMFRQRTVLHFRSIPYRQPGRRSPDAKGR